A part of Gadus morhua chromosome 17, gadMor3.0, whole genome shotgun sequence genomic DNA contains:
- the txnb gene encoding thioredoxin b — translation MVRNIEDMEEFQAALAEAGDNLVVVDFTASWCGPCKVIGPKFVAMAALPENRNVVFLKVDVDEAADVAAHYEVNCMPTFLFFKNGEKIDNFAGANHILLEQKVVAMR, via the exons ATGGTTCGCAATATTGAAGACATG GAAGAATTCCAGGCTGCCCTGGCAGAAGCTGGCGACaacttggtggtggtggatttcACAGCCTCATGGTGCGGCCCCTGTAAAGTAATTGGCCCCAAATTCGTG GCCATGGCTGCCCTGCCAGAAAACCGCAACGTGGTCTTCCTCAAGGTGGATGTGGACGAGGCTGCG GATGTTGCCGCACATTATGAAGTGAACTGCATGCCTACCTTCCTTTTCTTCAAAAATGGCGAGAAG aTCGATAACTTTGCTGGGGCGAATCATATCCTCCTGGAGCAGAAGGTGGTTGCTATGCGGTGA